The following coding sequences lie in one Sphingobium sp. KCTC 72723 genomic window:
- a CDS encoding aromatic ring-hydroxylating oxygenase subunit alpha: MTDLTKPVTVPVEAYVSPAYARAEQDRLWRKVWLQAARLEDIPNVGDFVTYDILEDSVIVMRTGPDELRAFHNVCPHRGRRLIDTPPGARNARGNRTSMICGFHGWTFDRTGQCTFVNHQDDWQGKLTADRTALGKVRVDSWGGWAWISLDPDGGSLADYLGVVPDMLDPFGLANMRYRWRKWIIFDCNWKVAMEAFSETYHVQTTHPEFNAFGEFRGWARQHGLHSNIGYDAPKNMDENQAKLRIGSGEDPRLSTAEMQLFTWENANTNTTMTLVNAATRLKDELPAGTPAPQVLQHWLATARADDARRGVIWPVVEPSHTAKSGTAWQIFPNFQIGHAVNNMLCYSARPYQGDPDKCIFEAAVYELFPEGEAPATQWEYTKPEEWPPVLQQDFTNMAAVQQGMKNIGFRGTQPNPYMERSVASLHQNLARYMATGAPQPID, translated from the coding sequence ATGACAGATCTGACAAAGCCGGTCACCGTCCCGGTCGAAGCCTATGTCTCGCCCGCCTATGCCCGCGCCGAACAGGACCGGCTGTGGCGCAAGGTCTGGCTACAGGCCGCCCGATTGGAGGACATTCCCAATGTCGGCGACTTCGTCACCTATGACATTCTCGAAGACTCGGTCATCGTCATGCGCACCGGCCCGGACGAACTGCGCGCCTTCCACAATGTCTGCCCCCATCGCGGTCGCCGCCTGATCGACACGCCGCCCGGCGCCCGCAACGCGCGCGGCAACCGCACCAGCATGATCTGCGGTTTTCACGGCTGGACGTTCGACAGGACCGGGCAATGCACCTTCGTCAACCATCAGGACGACTGGCAGGGAAAGCTGACGGCGGATCGCACCGCGCTGGGCAAGGTGCGCGTCGATAGCTGGGGCGGCTGGGCGTGGATCAGCCTCGATCCCGACGGCGGATCGCTCGCCGACTATCTGGGCGTGGTGCCGGACATGCTCGACCCGTTCGGCCTTGCGAATATGCGCTACCGCTGGCGCAAATGGATCATTTTCGACTGCAACTGGAAAGTCGCGATGGAAGCGTTCAGCGAAACCTATCATGTCCAGACCACCCACCCGGAATTCAACGCTTTCGGCGAATTTCGCGGCTGGGCGCGTCAACATGGGCTGCACAGCAATATCGGCTATGACGCGCCCAAGAATATGGACGAAAATCAGGCCAAGCTGCGCATCGGCTCAGGCGAAGACCCGCGCCTCTCCACGGCGGAAATGCAACTCTTCACCTGGGAAAATGCCAATACCAACACGACGATGACGCTGGTCAATGCCGCCACCCGCCTGAAGGACGAACTGCCCGCAGGCACCCCCGCGCCGCAGGTGTTGCAGCATTGGCTCGCCACCGCCCGCGCCGACGACGCACGGCGTGGCGTCATCTGGCCCGTGGTCGAACCGTCCCATACCGCAAAGAGCGGCACCGCCTGGCAGATATTCCCGAATTTCCAGATCGGCCACGCCGTCAACAACATGCTCTGCTATTCCGCCCGTCCCTATCAGGGCGATCCCGACAAGTGCATTTTCGAAGCAGCCGTCTATGAGCTGTTTCCCGAAGGCGAAGCGCCCGCGACACAATGGGAATATACAAAGCCCGAAGAATGGCCCCCCGTCCTGCAACAGGATTTCACCAACATGGCCGCCGTCCAGCAGGGCATGAAGAATATCGGCTTTCGCGGCACCCAGCCCAACCCCTATATGGAGCGATCGGTCG